TGCGCGGAGAGGTGGGCCAGGGCCGGGGGCGAGGTCACTACGGTGGTGGGAATGCCGTTGGGGTCGAGCAGGGCGATCAGCTGCAGCATGGGCCGTGCCAGGCCGCGCGGGCGGAGCCGGTCGGCGTGCTCGACGGACAGGGACCAGGTGGCGGCCACGGTGGTGCGGTGGGCGTCCGGCAGTCCGCTGTCCTCCGGTACCAGCTCGGGCAGGGTCCGGGCCCGGTCGGCCAGCCGGACGCGGTACTCGGCGCAGCTGAGGTGGAGGTCGACCAGGTAGGTGGCCGCCTGGGCCAGGGCGAGCGGCAGCCGGCCGAGGTCGCGGGCGAGCGCCGCGATGTCCTCGGGGTCCTCCCGGCGGTCTTGGGCGGCGAGCTTCGCGGTGAGGTAGGCGACGGCCTCGGCGGGGGTGAACAGGCCGATGTCGACGCGGTGGCCGGGCAGGGCGGCGTCGCGGCGGCGGGTGGTGACCACCGTCCGGCCCCGCGGGTGCGTGGGGGGCCACAGCGCGAGCCGGCCGCCGAGGCCGCTCAGGTCGGCGGGGTCGGCCACGTCGTCCAGCACGATCAGCCATCGGCGGTCGGTGGACTGTGCCCAGTTCAGGAAGCGGGCGGCGGCACGCTCGGGGTCGTCGGCGCCGAGGCGTTGGGCGTCGTCGGTGCCGGTCACCGCGGCGGCGGCCTCGGCGTAGGCGCTCAGGATCGCGGCCCTGTCGGTCGCGGTGACCCACACCAGCAGGTCGGTGTTTCCGGCTTCCCAGGTGGTGCGGGCGTGGTGGGCGGCGAGCTGGGTCTTGCCGGCTCCGCCGGTCCCGGAGAGAACGTGGCACAGCACCTCGGTGCCGCCCGTGGTGACCGTGCCGCTCAGGGCGTCGGCGGCGGCACGGTGCTGGAAGCAGTCCGCCTGCCGGGGGACGAGACCGACCGATCGCGGCCAGGGGGCCGGTGCCCGTGGCGGGGCGTGGTATTCGAGACGGCCGATGGTCAGGGCCGCGATGCTGTGGTCCCGGGCGGTGACCGAGGTGGCTTCGGGTAGGTGCGGGGCCGGGTGCGCGCCGGGTGCGGTCAGCCCTGTTCCGGGCCCGGCTGCGGAGGGTTTCCCAGCGTCACGTCCCCCATGACCCCGGCGGCCGCCGATCCGTGTTCGGCGCGGACGTCCATGTTCCCGGCGACGGCGAGCCCTCCGTCTCCCGCCGAGACGGCGTTCGTCGCCCGCCGGGCCGACGTCACCATGTCGCGCAGCTGACCGGCGACTTCGGCGCGTTCCGCATCGCCGAGGTTCTCCAGCAGGTCCTCGAACCGGGTCTGCCAGGACGCTCCGAGAAGGATGCGCACCCGCTCGGCCTCCCGGGGGTCGACGCCTTCGACTTCGGCCGCCGTCCGGTCGAGGCGCCGGGCGACCAGCCCGCTCCCCGGTGTGCCGCCTCGGCGGAAGACACCGGCCACCCGCTCCCGGAGCGCCGCCCAGGCGTCCGTCCCCGCTGCCGCGGCCACCGCCGCCCCGGCCGCCGAGGCCAACGCGATCAACGACTGATCCAACATGGTCCCCTCCCCCGCCTGTCCCCCGCTGTCCTCACTCTCCACCGCCTGTCCCCCGCAAGGCGACGCGGTATGCCTTCCACCGCTCACGGGACAGGCCTATCGTGGTCCGCAGGCAGAGCGAAGGGACTCATTGGGTACGGGCGAAGGCTGATACCCGGTGTTCCACCACGGGGGGGGGACATGTCCGACCTACTGCGTTTCGACTTGGCCGACCACGGCTCGATCATGGTGGAGGTCGACGCGGACGAGCCGGGGATAGCGAGAGCCTCGCGGGTGGGGGATCTGATCACCTCCACCGCGGAGTCGTTCGAAGCCGCGCTCGAGCACGTACGAAGAGCGGCCGACGCCGCCCTCAGCGGCTTCCGGAACATGGAGGCGCGGCCGGACGAGGTGCAGATCCAGTTCGGTGTCCGTCTCAACGCCGAAGCGGGCGCGGTCATCGCGAAGACCGGCGCCGACGGGCACCTCAAGGTCTCCCTGACCTGGCGCCGGGAAACGGTGCCCGACCAACCGCCCACCCAACTGCCCGCCCAACCGCCCGCTGAACCCCCCGTCCATCCGCCCGCCGGACCGGACGGCCAGGGCTGCGACGGCCCGCGACCGGCACACTGACGGCCCGGCGATCCGGCGTCGCGGATGCGGGAGCAATCGGGCAGCGCCATCGAACGAGCCATCGCCGTCGTCGACGCCGGGGGCTCGTCCTCCGGTCTCGCCTTCCTCGTCGGTCCGCGTGAAGTGATCACGTGTGCGCATGTGTTGGAAGCGGCGGTCCATCCACACCCCGCCTCCTGGATCGGGCACCGTCTCACCTTGGTCTTCCCTCTGGTGGCACCGGACGAGCCCGTCCTCGCCGAAGTCGTGACCTGGCATCCGGTGGCCGACGACGAGTCGGGGGACGTGGCGGGGCTGCGTGTGCTGGGCCCCCTGCCCGCATCCGTACGGGCCGTGCGCCTCAGCCCCGTGACGGAGGTGTGGGACCACCCCTACCTGACCTTCGGGCTGCCCGAGGGCAGGCCCATGGGCGTGTGGAGCCGCGGCCGACTGCTCGCCCGGCTGGCGGGCGGGTGGCTCCAGTTGGAGGACACCCGCACGGCGGGATTCCCCGTGGCGCGCGGGTTCAGCGGCGCGCCCGTCCACGACCTGCGGCTCGAAGCGGTCGTCGGCATGGTCGTCGCCGTGGAGACACGCGCCGAACGCCGCACCGGGTACGCCCTTCCCACGTCGGCTCTGCTGGACGCCTGGCCGGACCTGCGGTCCGCCGTCGACCCGCCCAGTCCCTACCGAGGGCTCGAAGCGTTCCGGCCGGAGGACGCCGCCGTCTTCCACGGCCGGGAACGGGACGTCGAGCGTCTGCACGCGTTGACGAGGTCCCACCGTGTGGTCCCGGTGGTGGGGGGATCGGGCAGCGGGAAGACCTCGCTCCTGCACGCGGGGCTGGTGCCGCGGCTCGCACGCTCGGACACCCCGTGGGCGGTGCTCCGCCCCCGGGCGGGAACGACTCTCGGCGCGGCCCTGGCCCGTTCCCTGGCCGGGCTGACGGCACCGCCCTCCCCCGGCGGTCCGCCGCCCGGCCATGAGCGCGTGCGGTCCCTCGAGGAGGACATCGCCCGGGGCGGGCTGCCCGGCATCGTCGTCGGCGCCGCGGAATCACACCACCGGGAACTCGTCCTGATCATCGACCAGTTCGAGGAACTCGTCATCGCTTCCACCGAGGAGGACGACCGTGTCCTCGAACAGCTCCTGTCGCTGGCCTTCGGCGGCCCCTCGGCGCGGCCCGCGGTCCTGCGGCTGGTGGTCGCCCTCCGCTCGGACTTCTTCGACGCGGCGCTGCGCCACCCCCTCCTGAGCCGGATGGTCACCGAAAACCCGCTGCTGCTGCACCGGCTCTCCGCCGACGACCTGCGACGGGTCATCGAGCAGCCGATCGAACGCTGGTGGGGCATCGGTTTCGAGGCAGGGCTGGTCAGCCGCATCCTCGACGAGGTCGGCCCGTCGGTCGAGCCCTTGCCGCTGGTGCAGTTCACATTGAGCCTGCTGTGGGAGCAGCGCAGCGCCGGTCTCATGACGCACCGGGTCTACGAGGACTTCGGCGGCGTCACCGGGGCGCTCGCCCATTACGCGGAACGTGTCTGGCGCGATGGCCTGGAGCCCGCCGGCCAGGAGGACGCACGGTGGCTGTTCACCCAGTTGGTGCGACCGGACGCCTCCGGGCGGCACACGGGGCGGGCGGTGGCGCTGGACGACCTCACCCCACGGCGCCAGTCCGTCGTCGACCGGCTCTCGACGGCCCGGCTCCTCGTCGCGGACAAGGATCCGCAAGGTCGCTGGACCGCGAGTCTCGTCCATGACGCGCTGATCGGCGCGTGGCCACGGTTGGCCGGCTGGGTCGCCGAGGACAGGACGTTCCGGGTATGGCAGGAGGAGCTGCGGGGCCATATCGCCCTCTGGGAGCGGGGCGGTCGCGAACGCGGCGGGCTGCTCACCCGACGGTCCCTGCAAGCCGCTCTGCGGTGGCTCGACGAGCGGAAGCCGGACCTGACCGAGCCGGAACGCTCCTACATTCTGGCCGGTCGCAGTGCCAGGCGCCGCCATGCGCTGTTGCGGACAGGCGGTGCCGCCCTGGCCGTCTGTCTGGTCCTGGCGCTCGTCGCGGCGGTCGTCGTGGTCGATGTGAGGAGCCGTCAGGCCGCTGATGCCCGCAGGACCAGCGCGTCCAAGCAGCTTGCCGCGCGGGCGAAGGACGCTGCGACCGCGCCCGACGCCGCGGGGGTGGCCGCCGTGGCCGCCTACCGGACGGAGGCGACTGGCGAGGCCTGGGAGAGTCTGCTGCTGCAGTTCTTCCGCACCCGGCACCACCGGGCTCTCCTGCCTTCCCCGGACGGGGAGGAGATGGCTTACACCACGGGCTCGCTCGGGCGGCTCGTCGCCGCGAGGACCAGCGAGGGACGCGTCCTGGTCTGGCGCCCGGGGAGCGGGGAGCGCGCCCGGGTGCTCGTGGACGGACGCGCCCGTGCCGTCGCCGTGTCGAGGGACGAGAGCCACCTGGCCACCGCGGTACCCGGCGGCGAGGTCGCCCTGTGGGACGCGCGGACGCATCGGCGGGTGCGCTCGCTCCCGGTTCCCCCGGCCCGGGAGGGGGCGGGTCGCAGCGTCGTCAGCCTGGCGTTCGACGCGTCGGGGCAACGGCTCGTGGGCATGGCGGCCGGAGGGCTGGGCGCCGTCCTGTGGGACCTGCGCCGGGCGGACGGGGCTCCGGCCCTCATCGGACCCGATGCCGTGGGACAGGAAAGGTTCTCCCGTGTCTGGCCGGGGACCGAAGGGCGTGTCCTCACCGAGGGAAGGGCCACCGCCACGCGCGCCGCCGGAGCCGGCACCAATGAGGTGACCGTCTGGTCGGGCCGCCCGCCCCGTCCCGTCCACAGCACTGCCCTCACGCCGGCCGACGACGGGAGCGGCCGGGTCGTGTCCTCGTCGGGAGAACAGGCTCTGGCCTGCGAATTCGCCGACAACGTCGGCACGTGGCAGCTCACCGACCTCGTCTCCGGGCGCCACCGCATCCCGGGCTACGCGTCCGAACTCGCCCCCTGCAGCCTTGAGGAGACCCATCTGATCCAGCTCGGTGACGGTTCCCACGCCGCGGTCCTCGGGACCGAGGCTTCCGTGAGCGTACGGCCCGCTCCCGCACCCCTCGCGGACGGGCGCGACGACACCTACGAGAAGGTGGCCGAGTACGGGCTGATGTCCGCGCGGGACCGGCTGCCGCTGCCGCTCGGCGGACCGCGGAACGGCATGGTGGTGACCACCACCGCCAACTCCCTTGTCGCACTGGGCGGAGACGACCGGCTGGTTCCGGTGGGCATGGACGGAGCGGCGTCGAGCCTGGTGCTACGGGACGACGGCCGCTACGCCGCGCTGGTGGACAAGGAGTCCCGGCTTCGGCTGTACGACCTCGGTACCGGTCGGCAGGTCGCCGACGCGTCGGCGCCGCACAAGGCACCCCTCGCCTTCGTGGGGAAATTCCTGGCGCAGAGCCGCAGTGACGGCATCGTGCTGCGTTCGCTCCCGTCCCTGCGGGAAGTGAGACTGATCGCCCAGCACCGGTCGGCCGACGAGCGCGGCCGGCCCGAGGCCATCGGCGCGGACTCCGCAGGCCGCCTGCTGGTGTGGCGCGACGGCGTGCTCACCCGGTGGGGCGTCGACAGCGGCAGGAGCATCGGCCGGCCCCTGCCGGTGCCGGCCTCCGGTCCGGCTGCGCGGCCGGGCGCGGGTGGGGCCCGGCCGGAGGCGGAGCTGGTTCCCCGTCCCGGCACCGGGCAGGTCGCCCTGGTCGTGCACGGCATCGCCGATGTCGTCGTCCGGGACCTCGACCGGCGGGAACGGACGAGGACGCTCAGCACGGCGTCCGGCACGACCGCGGAGGGCGCCGTCTTCAGCCCCGACGGCGACCGTCTCGCCCTCATCGATTCCCACGGCCAGACCGCGGTGCACCGGTTCGCCGACGGAGGGACGACGGGACTCCTCTCGGGCACCGACAACAGCGACCGGCTCATCGGCTTCAGCAGCGGATATCTGGCGGCCTTCGACCGCAGGGCACGCCTTCGCGCCCTCGGCCCCGACGGCCACCTGGTCCAGGCCGATCTGGTGGGGCCCGAGTTGCGGCAGACGGCGACGAACCTGCGGATGGCGGTCACGCGATCCGGCGAGACCCTTCTGATCGCGTCCGGAAAGCAGATCCGGTCCGTGCCTTTCAGCCCCCAACGTTGGATCAGGCATCTGTGTGCCCTGGTGGGCCGCGAGCCCACCGCGACCGAACGCCGGTCATTCCCGAAGGGGAGTGACGAGGACACGCTGTGCCCGGCCCCCGACCAGAGGTGAAACGATGCACTTACCCCGAGCGGTCCCCGCTCTCACGCTGCTCGCCCTGTGCGCCGCCACGGGGTGCACGACGTCCACGTCCCCGGACGAGGTACGTGCCCGCCCGTCCTCCGGCCGCCCGACCGGACCGGCCGGATCTTCGTCCGAAGCGGCGCCTGCCGGCTCTCGTGCGCCCTCCTCCGCCTCTCCGGGCGGAGAGCGGGACGACTTCGAGGCCCGCACGGTCCGCCGCCTGATGGCTGAGGCGGGGGTGAGCGATGTGTTCAACGACCCGGCCGACCAGCCCGGCCCCCTACGGGCCGTGGCCGGCAACTGCCCCCATGTCGTGACCGACTGCCAGGTCCTCTACTTCTTCCACGGCTCCAGGAAGGTCGGTGACCTCACCACGGAAGTGGTGTCGGTCAGGTCCTCGGACGGTAGGACCGTCACGGTGCGCTTCCCCCAGTTCAGGACCGGCGACCCCCAGTGCTGCCCGTCCGGCCAGCCGAAGGACGTCCGCTGGCGATGGGAAGGCTCGTCGCTCAAGGCGGACTTCACCCTCCCGCCCGGCGCGAAGTGGAACCATCTGGACAGGAAGCCCCGTTGGTGAATCCCGCGCCTCACGTCGGCGCCTGAGGCCGGCTGCCGTGGTGGGCGAGGGCCGCGTGCGGGTCGCCGCCGGCAGGGAGGTGGTCGGTGTGTACCGTCGCGGCGGTCAGCCGGGGAACGGCGTGGATCAGGGCGTGTTCGGCCGCGACGGCCAGCTCGTGTGCCTGGACGACGGTCAGGTGCGACGCGACGATGATGTCGGCCTCGGCCCGCAGGGCGTGACCGATCCACCGCATCCGTACCTGCCCGGTGTCCAGCACGCCGTCGACACCACGCAGCGCGGTCTCCGCGGTGTCGACGAGGGCGGGGTCGACGGAGTCCATCAGACGCCGGTACACCTCGCGGGCCGCGTCCTTGAGGACCAGCAGAATGGCAACGGTGATCAGCAGGCCGACGATCGGATCGGCCGCCCGCACGCCGAGGGCCGCACCACCGGCGCTCAAGAGGACGGCCAGCGAGGTGAAGCCGTCGGTCCGGGCGTGCAGACCATCGGCCACCAACGCGGCGGAGCCGATCCGCCGCCCGGTACGGATGCGGTAGCGGGCGACCCACTCGTTGCCGGCGAACCCGGCCAGGGCCGCCGCGGCGACCGCCCAGAGGTGGGTGAGTTCACGGGGGTTCAGCAGCCGGTCCACGGCCACGTAGGCGGCCAGGCCCGCGGAAGCCGCGATGGTCGCCACGATGACGATGCCCGCCAGGTCCTCGGCGCGGCCGTAGCCGTAGGTGTAACGGCGGTTCGCCGCCCGCCGCCCCAGCAGGAACGCGATCCCCAGCGGGACGGCGGTCAGCGCATCGGCGGCGTTGTGGATCGTGTCCCCGAGCAGCGCCACGGATCCCGACAGCGCGACGATCACGGCCTGGACGGCGGTCGTCGCGCCCAGCACGACCAGGGAGATCCACAGCGTGCGCATCCCCTCGCGGGAGGCCTCCATCGCCGCGTCCACCTTGTCGCCGGCCTCATGGCGGTGCGAGGTGACCAGATGGGCGAGCCGGTGCCGCAGACGCGACGCGCGGGAACGCTCCCCATCGTGCTGGTGCCCCGAGCCGCCGCGATCGTGGTGCCGGGCGTGGGTGCGAGTGTGCCGAAGCCCCTCCATGAATTCCACACTGGCACACCGATCCGATTGCGGCTACAGCCGTCATGCGCCCTGTGACCAGGTGCGATCGGCTCGCAACAGCACCACGCGGCCGGGCCGCCCCGGTCCCGGCCCGCCCTGGGCCTGGCGCGGTGCGGGGCGCTTTTGAGCTCAACGACCCCGAGCGGGGCAACCACAGGACCTACGACATGAACGGCGGCACGACGGGCACCGGCACCCTGGTCACCGACGACGACAACGTCTGGTGCGACCACGACCCTCACGGCCGGCAGGCGGACGCCGTGGCCGCCCATTACATCCACTCCGTGTTCTGGGACTACTTCCTCGACGCACACGGGAGGAAGGGCATGCGCAACGACGGGCGGGCCGGTTGCAGCCGCGTCCGTTACGGCAACGAATCCGCCTTCTACAACCTCGCCACCTCCTGCATGACCTACGGCACCGCAAGCTCGCCGTCCCGGAACCTGATACGCATCGACGTCGGCGCGCACGAGATGACCCACGGCGTCATCGCGGCGACCGCCGGCCTCGGCTACTTCGGGGAGACCGCCGGGCTGGGCGAGGCGATCAGCGACATCTTCGCGGTGGCCGCGGAGTTCCACGCCGGCAACCGTGCCGACCCGGGCGACTACCTCATCGGCGAAGGCATCGACATCTCGGGCGACAGGACTCCCCTGCGTTACCTGGACAAGCCGTCAAGAGACGGCGCTTCCAAGGACTACTGGTACTCCGGCATCAGCCACACCCGCAATATGCCTCGGGCCCCGCGAACCACTTCTTCTACCTGCTCGCCGAGGGCAGCGGACAGAAGGTGATCAACGGCGTCTCCTACAACAGCCCGACCTACGACGGCCGCCCGGTCACCGGCATCGGCCGGTCCGCCGCCGAGAAGATCCTCTACAAGGCACTCACCGAACGCATGACGTCGAGCACCGACTACCACGGCGCGCGCCGGGCGACGCTGGCCGCAGCCGCCGATCTCCACGGGCAGGAAAGCGCCCAGTACCGGGCGGTGGGGGCCGCGTGGGCGGCGGTCGACGTCAAGTGATCCGTGCGCGCCTGGGCCATGTCATCCATGTCCCGACCGCTCAGAAGTACGAGCGCAGTTCCCCACGTCGGCGAACGTCCGCCGTGACGCAGTGGAAGCACCCGCCGAACCGGATCACGTTGCGGAAGCTCACCGGCAGGACGTCGAAACCCCAGTCCTGCAGGAAGTCGATCAACGGGGCCTCGCCCGCCTCCACGACGACTCGCCGCTCGTCGACCATGAAGACATTCATGGACACCCAGGCACTGGACATGTACAGCACGTGGTCCTCCGGCAGCGCCGGCTGGGGCGCGAAGCGGATGTCCCACGAGTCGAAGCAGCTCGGGACCGTCTTCACGCGCTCCGGGTTGAGCAGGAGTTTGCCGGGGGCCAGCGGCATGAAGGTGGCGTCGATGTGCATCGGCGCGTGGTCGGCGACCTCTACCAGGTGGACGCGATAGGAGTCCCCGAGATGCCTGCGGACCCATTCGATGCCCGCCAGGTTCGTCACGTGGCTGCGCTGGGCGAAGAGGTCACGTCCGCAGCGGACGAAGTCGGCCGCGTCGAAGGTCGGTTCCGCCTCCGTGGTGGCGTACCGGCCGCTGCGGTAGGGACGCTCGTCGTCGAAGTCCTCGTCGTACAGGCTGTCCAGCAGCCGTGGCCGGGGAGCGCTGATCCACTTTGCACCCCGGCGGAAGTAGTCCATGAGCAGACGCCGGTACGCGTGGGCCTCGAAGTAGCGGGAGCGCCAGGCCATGGGCGACTCGATGACGGTGTCGCCGACGATCAGCAGCACGTCCCTGGGCATCGCACTGTAGAGACCACCCGGGCTGCTCCAGTCCGGGGTGGCGAAGGGACGCCGTTGGTCGAGGGCGTCCGGGCGCACCACCCGGACGCCGAGGGAGGTCAGCAGGGCCGCGAAATCCTCCAGCTCCGCGGCGGCGCGAGCGGTGTACTCGGCGGGGAAGGCCCCTCCGGCGTTGCGTTCGAAGAAGTCCTTCTGCCGGTGGGGCACCACGGCCGCGACTGCTGTCTCGCACGCCGGTACGGCGCAGCCGCCGAGGGTGCCGACGATCACCTCTTCCAGCGGGTCCCACTCGTTGTACGACTCGACGGGCGAGGTGGTGACCGCGGGGTCTGTCACGGGGTCTACGACGGCCATGATCAGCTCTCTTCCGGTGCGGCGGTGTGGCGTCACCATTGGACGGCCGCACGGGGCGGCCCTCCACCGGGCCCCGCGCGAGGAAGGTGCTCACGACGGGTGTGCCGTTCGCGGGTTCTCCGTCGTCCACCGTGTGGACGGGGCACGCAGGCAGGCGAGCCGACCGCTCCGCCACTCGGGTGAGTACGGGCGGGCGCCGACGCCGCCCGCTCTCCCTCCGTCGGCGGGGGCCTGCCCCCTGCCGGACCACCCCGGGAGGCTGCCCGGGATTGGCCTCCCGACGTGCGGGTACGGGTACCTGAGTGATGACCATTGGTGTGGAGGAGGAGTACCTCCTGCTCGACCCCGTCACCGCCCTGCCCGTGTCCTTGGCCGAGGAAACGCGTGCGGCGGCCGGGCTGCAGAGGATCGCGGGCGAGGAAGAGGTCCAGCAGGAGCTGCTGCAGGCCCAGGTGGAGGTCGCCACCCCGGTGTGCGAGGACCTGGCCGAGGTCGGCGGGCATCTGTTGCGGCTGCGCCACGCGGTGAGCGCCGCTGCCTCGACCGTCGGCTGCCGGGCAGCCGCCACCGGGGCGGCGCCGCTCACCGGCGGGATCCCGGTCCCGGTCACCCCGAGCCCCCGCTATCTGGCGCTGCGCGCGGAAGGGGCGCGGCTGGTCGACGAGCAGCTGGTCAACGGCATGCACGTGCACGTGGCGATGCCCGACCGGTCAGCGGGCGTGGCGGTCCTCAACCGGGTCCGCCTGTGGCTACCGCTACTGGTGGCCATGGCGGGGAACTCCCCGCTGTGGCGTGGCCAGGACACCGGATTCGCCAGCTGGCGCACGGTGGTCTTCGGCCGCTGGCCGGTCAGCGGGCCGCCTCCCCACTTCGCCGACGCCGCCGACTACGAGCGACGGGTGGACGCATTGGTGAAGGCCGGGGCGATCGCCGACACCGGCCAGGTCTACTGGCAGGCACGCCTCTCCGACCGGTACCCCACCCTCGAGGTGCGCTGTTTCGATGTCCAGCTCAGGGCGGAGGAGGCGGCGATGTTCGCCGGTATCGTCCGCGCGCTGGCCGCCACCGCCCTGCGCGAGGAGAACACAGGGGTCCCTGTCCCCCCGTGCCTGCCGGAGGCGCTGTACGCGGCGAACTGGCACGCGGCCCGGCACGGTCTGGAAGGCAGACTCATCGACCCCCAGGGCTGCCAACGGTCCGCCGGGGACCTTGTCTGCACGCTGCTCGACCACATCGCTCCCGCACTCGAGGACAACGGGGACACCCGCGAGGTGACCTCCCTGCTGCATCAGTTCCTCCAGCGCGGCACGCCGGCCGACCGGCAGCGTCAGGCATGGGCCGACGGCGGGCTGCGGGCGCTGGCCGACCTCGTCGCACTCGAAGGCACCGCGGACTGAGCAGCGGAAGCGCGGGGCCGGGAGCGGGGTTCCGCGGGGATACACGCCGAAGGGCGGCGGCACCGGGTGGGGTGCTGCCGCCCTTCGGCGTGCGGGTGTGGGCTCCGGTGTCGGCTCGCTCAGTAGGCGGAGTTGACGTTGTCCATGGAGCCGTACTTGTCGGCGGCGTAGTTGCAGGAGGCGGTGATGTTGGCGACGGGGTCGTAGGGGTCCCAGGAGGTGCCCTCGACGTGGTAGGCCTTGAAGGTGGGGTCGATGATCTGGAGCAGGCCCTTGGAGGGGACGCCGTTGGCGGCGTTGATGTCCCAGTCGTTGATCGCGCGGGGGTTGCCGGTCGACTCGCGCATCACGTTGCGCTTGATGCCCTCGTAGCTGGCGGGGATGTTCTTGGACTTCAGGATGTCCAGGGACTCCTTGATCCACCCGTCGAGGTTGTCGGCATACGCCTTCTTCACCGGAGCCGCAGGCTTGGCGGGGGCCGCGGGCTTGGCGGGGGCGGCGGGCTTGACGGGGGTGCGGGCCTGGGAGCGGCTGGCGGCCTGCTTCTCGGCGCGGTCCTTGTCGGCCTTGGCCTTCGCGGCGGCGTCGGCCTTCTTCTTCGCCTCAGCGGCGTCGGTCTTGGCCTGCTGTGCGGCCTTGTCGGACTGGTTGCCGATGTGGTGGTGGGCGCCGAGGTCGGTGGTGGTCCAGGCGACGGGCTTCACGGCGATGGAGGGGGTCTCGGCGCTCTGGCCGGGGGTGACGGCCATGGCGACGGCTGCGGCGCCCATGGCGACGGTGATGCCGGCGGCGGTGAGCTTGTGGGCCTTGGTCAGACGGGCGGTACCGGTGGTGGTGGAGCGCATGCTGGCTGAACCTCTTCCAATCGCGTGAGTCGCACTGGCCGGATCGGCGCGAAG
The window above is part of the Streptomyces syringium genome. Proteins encoded here:
- a CDS encoding carboxylate-amine ligase; translation: MMTIGVEEEYLLLDPVTALPVSLAEETRAAAGLQRIAGEEEVQQELLQAQVEVATPVCEDLAEVGGHLLRLRHAVSAAASTVGCRAAATGAAPLTGGIPVPVTPSPRYLALRAEGARLVDEQLVNGMHVHVAMPDRSAGVAVLNRVRLWLPLLVAMAGNSPLWRGQDTGFASWRTVVFGRWPVSGPPPHFADAADYERRVDALVKAGAIADTGQVYWQARLSDRYPTLEVRCFDVQLRAEEAAMFAGIVRALAATALREENTGVPVPPCLPEALYAANWHAARHGLEGRLIDPQGCQRSAGDLVCTLLDHIAPALEDNGDTREVTSLLHQFLQRGTPADRQRQAWADGGLRALADLVALEGTAD
- a CDS encoding transglycosylase SLT domain-containing protein, which codes for MRSTTTGTARLTKAHKLTAAGITVAMGAAAVAMAVTPGQSAETPSIAVKPVAWTTTDLGAHHHIGNQSDKAAQQAKTDAAEAKKKADAAAKAKADKDRAEKQAASRSQARTPVKPAAPAKPAAPAKPAAPVKKAYADNLDGWIKESLDILKSKNIPASYEGIKRNVMRESTGNPRAINDWDINAANGVPSKGLLQIIDPTFKAYHVEGTSWDPYDPVANITASCNYAADKYGSMDNVNSAY